The genomic window GCCGCTCCAACGGATGGAAAGAAACCGTACCTGTTTTTTTCAGCAAAACGTTCTGACCCATTATAACCAAAATTTCCTTCTATAAAATAACGTCTATCAAAACTATAAGTAAAACGGCCAGATAAGCCAACATTTCTACTAGGAAGTGATGCTTGCAAATCATCCGCATTTCCATCAACAGATTCTCTCAAAATACCAACCAATAAACCGCTAACGCTATGTTTAGCGTTAAAAGTTCTATCATAGTTTAATGCAGACTCAAAATAGATATTTCTATTAACAACTCTAGAGTCTTCATTCTCTGTAAAATTTAAATACTCTGTTCCCGAATCTGGGTTAAGACTAGTTAATGCATATGTATTATCTGCTCTATTATAATCAGTATCACCTATAGCATAATAATAAGGCTCATATTCCCTTGTAATATTATAAGAAGACGTACTTGTAATATTCCCCAATGCTCTCCATTTAAGCCCTTCCACAATACCTCCTAAGTCTTGTTTTACTTGTAAACTTAAAACATTTACAGATCTACTATAATCACGATATCCTCTTACTAATTCTGCATATGGATTTAAATAGCCGGCTAATTCTCCATCTCCAGTATCTACATTACCAAACAAAAGATGCTCTGTAAATTGGTTAGCCTCATCAGCCTCATAATAAGCTGGGTACCTTACAGGATTAGTTCTATTAATCATGTTATATACTTGGTTTCCTGTAGGTACGGGACCTCTATAATCATCTACTGTCGCATTTAAATTAACTATCAATTCTGTGCTTGAAGTTAAATCTATATTAACATTAGATCTTAAATTATAAACTTTATTATCAATGTTATTGTTATAATTTGCTTGATTATCAACTTTTAGTATCCCGTTATCTTGAGCAACAGAACCTGACACATAATACCTAGCTACTTTTCCTCCACCAGAAACACTAAAATTTAATCTTTGATTCTTAGTAAAATCTTGCAACAACTCATCTTGCCAATTTGTAACAGGGTAAACAAAAGGATTAATGTTACCAGCAAGAGTATTGTCTATCTTGTTTTGTAAATACGGTAACCTATCATTTCTATTTGGCGACACATTTCTAGTATTAACAGCGTCCATATGTAATCTTAAATATTCAAGTGGGTCTGCTATTTCTAAATTCTGAGTAGCCTGAGAATAAGTAGTTTCATACCTAACAGATACTCTTGGCTTTCCCAATTCACCTGTTTTTGTTTTAACAGCTATAACTCCATTAGCCCCTCTAGCTCCATAAATAGCAGTTGCTGTCGCATCTTTAAATACAGAAAAACTTTCAATATCATCTGGTGATATTCTAGCCAAATCGTCTGCTGTTAATTCTATATTATCTATTAATATTAACGGAGAAGAATAAGCTCCAAAAGTAGTTGCACCCCTAATAAAAAACTCTGCATTATCAGATCCGCCCCCAGGTTCACCAGAACTTTGAAAAGCAATAACTCCTGGAACCCGACCAGCAAAAGAGGCCGTTAAATTACTCGATGGTATTTTTAAATCTTCAGGTTTAACAGTAGATACAGCTCCCACCAAAGCTTCTTTCGTTTGCGTACCAAAACCAACTACAACAACTTCATCTAACCCAGTAAGGTCTTCTATCATTGTAATATTTAAAGTTGTAAAATTTCCAATTTTAATTTCTTGAGTTTTAAAGCCTATTGAAGAAACAACTAGAACTTCTCCTTTTTTTGCTATTAATTTAAAATTGCCATCAAAATCGGTTTGTGTACCTCTGTTTGTACCTTGAACGAGTATATTAACTCCAGGTATTGGTATCCCTTTTTCGTCAAGAACGATTCCTGACACTTCAATTTGTTGATAATCTTTGAGATCTATTTTATCTTCTTTTTCGGTTAGCTCTGCTGTAGTGGTTAGAAATGGAGTTTTTGCGTTAGCATAACCACTGACAATAAAGGAAGTACATATTAATATTGATTTAATCACCTTAAACCCCTTGTATTTATAAGGACGAAATAGATGAATTAAAGAATAAATTTTATTCATATTGTTTTGTTTAATAAAGTTAGTTGAATACTTTTTTGGTTTTGTATTAGTTGGTTAGTTTTTAGTTGTTCTTTTTCATATCTTATATTTTATTGATTAGTAATTAATTAACCTAAATAAAGGGCGATCCTACACTTATAGTTAAAATAAAGGTTAAACCTACACTTATTGTAGATACGCGAGTATTAATTATAACTTTTTCAGTATAAATTATAGCCGTTTTAATAAGATAAACCCCTAAATATTAGATGAATAATGTTTTTTTATCTAAAAAAAATAAAGAATATGACATTTATGTTTTAAGATTACTAAAAGGTGTTTAGAACTATAAAATTCTTACTTTGAACAATAAGTAATTTTATACACTGTATTTTTTGAAATTTTCATTGCTTTTTAAGCAAAAAAAAACATGATTATTACAAATGTTGTAATAATCATGTTTTTTTATTATAACTAATATAAAATATTAGTCTAAACTAATGATTTTATAATACTACTTCTTCAAAGCCTTCTTTATAGCCGCTTTAACCAAAGGCTCCATAATATCGTAACCATCACCATTGGGATGTACAGTATCTCTACCTAATTCCTTCTTCAAACCTTTTTCTTCATTTACCATTGGTGTGTAATAATCTAAATAAATAACCTTATTTTTTTTAGCATACGCTTTTATAAGTTTATTCAATTCAATAATTTTATCTGCTGGTTCAATAGATGGACTCCAAGAATAACTAGAAGCGGGTAACACTGAAGCTAAAATTACTTTT from Algibacter sp. L1A34 includes these protein-coding regions:
- a CDS encoding SusC/RagA family TonB-linked outer membrane protein, which gives rise to MNKIYSLIHLFRPYKYKGFKVIKSILICTSFIVSGYANAKTPFLTTTAELTEKEDKIDLKDYQQIEVSGIVLDEKGIPIPGVNILVQGTNRGTQTDFDGNFKLIAKKGEVLVVSSIGFKTQEIKIGNFTTLNITMIEDLTGLDEVVVVGFGTQTKEALVGAVSTVKPEDLKIPSSNLTASFAGRVPGVIAFQSSGEPGGGSDNAEFFIRGATTFGAYSSPLILIDNIELTADDLARISPDDIESFSVFKDATATAIYGARGANGVIAVKTKTGELGKPRVSVRYETTYSQATQNLEIADPLEYLRLHMDAVNTRNVSPNRNDRLPYLQNKIDNTLAGNINPFVYPVTNWQDELLQDFTKNQRLNFSVSGGGKVARYYVSGSVAQDNGILKVDNQANYNNNIDNKVYNLRSNVNIDLTSSTELIVNLNATVDDYRGPVPTGNQVYNMINRTNPVRYPAYYEADEANQFTEHLLFGNVDTGDGELAGYLNPYAELVRGYRDYSRSVNVLSLQVKQDLGGIVEGLKWRALGNITSTSSYNITREYEPYYYAIGDTDYNRADNTYALTSLNPDSGTEYLNFTENEDSRVVNRNIYFESALNYDRTFNAKHSVSGLLVGILRESVDGNADDLQASLPSRNVGLSGRFTYSFDRRYFIEGNFGYNGSERFAEKNRYGFFPSVGAAWVISNENFFDNVDLISRLKLRGSYGVVGNANIGNRNDRFFYLSNVNLNDSGAGAQFGTFGQESSAGVSISRYENPHISWERAYKQNYGLEINLLKDAIQLQAEYFKQTTTDILQTRSDIPSFLGLQASPVANLGEGKSNGFEFTLLVNHNFNKDWWLQATANFVKTSSEYTVYEESDLSATPWLSKLGNPFNQAYGLVAERLFIDDADVANSPEQQFGEVMPGDIKYTDINGDGIVSNLDIVPIGEPTQAEVSYGFGFSVGYKNLDISAFFAGLDNVSFFIDSAGITPFADTDANGDYLPDAISENQILQAFAESHWSEENQDIYALWPRLSTYAVQNNNQTSSWWMRDGAFMRLKSLEIGYNFKPENGAVFGQASVRLYLSGTNLVHWSKFKLWDPELRGNGLNYPLQKTVNIGARVNL